A single window of Candidatus Polarisedimenticolaceae bacterium DNA harbors:
- the pnp gene encoding polyribonucleotide nucleotidyltransferase — MIRRREIQVGGKTLIVETGKIAKQADGAVTVRCGDTVVLVTVCAAKSPREGVDFLPLTVDYRENTYAAGKIPGGFFRREGRPNEKEVLTSRFIDRPLRPLFPSGWACETQVIALVLSADQENDPDVLALTGASFALAVSDIPFPHPIAAVRVGLTPDGSYLINPTYAELETSRIDLVVAGSADAVVMVEAGATEVSEAEMLEAIVRGHDAIKDIVAAQASLSAEMGRARRAVPAPSEPEGVKDRVTAAWKDKLSAAMRIKGKLESYAKVDELKKEMLGGFTAEEAEAKKFAGSLWYDLQDAILHEEILDKGIRLDGRRFDEIRPITCEVGVLPRTHGSALFTRGETQALVTVTLGTSADAQKLDWIEGESLRRFMLHYNFPPFSVGEVKFLRGPGRREIGHGALAERSLLPLVPKEDEWPYTIRIVSDILESNGSSSMASICGGSLALMDAGVPQKAPVAGIAMGLVKIGEKWAVLTDIAGAEDHHGDMDFKVAGSVKGITGLQMDIKITGITREIMEKALDQARRARLEILDTMNAALPSHRGSISPYAPRIITIQINKEKIRDVIGQGGKTIRSIVERTGCKIEVHDDGRVDIASSDETAAQKAVAIIKELTAEAELGKTYLGKVVRVVNFGAFVEILPGVEGLLHISEIDEHRINEVRDVLDEGHEVLVKVIEIDGQGRVRVSRKAVLREQRGEAPEEPAAVGGGRERRGGMGRGGDRGGDRGGRGRGGHGGSGSNQPR; from the coding sequence TTGATACGACGTCGGGAGATCCAGGTCGGGGGGAAGACCCTCATCGTCGAAACCGGCAAGATTGCCAAGCAAGCCGACGGCGCGGTCACCGTGCGCTGCGGCGATACGGTCGTGCTCGTCACCGTATGCGCCGCGAAATCGCCCCGCGAAGGGGTCGACTTCCTCCCGCTCACCGTCGACTACCGCGAGAACACTTACGCCGCGGGCAAGATCCCGGGCGGATTCTTCCGGCGCGAGGGCCGGCCCAACGAGAAAGAGGTCCTCACCTCGCGCTTCATCGATCGTCCGCTCCGTCCCCTGTTCCCGAGCGGCTGGGCGTGCGAGACGCAGGTCATCGCGCTCGTGCTCTCGGCCGATCAGGAGAACGATCCGGACGTCCTCGCGCTCACGGGCGCTTCGTTCGCGCTCGCCGTCTCCGACATTCCGTTCCCGCACCCGATCGCCGCGGTCCGCGTGGGCCTGACGCCCGACGGAAGCTACCTCATCAATCCGACCTATGCCGAGCTCGAGACGAGCCGGATCGACCTGGTCGTCGCCGGATCGGCCGACGCGGTCGTCATGGTCGAGGCGGGCGCCACCGAGGTCTCCGAAGCGGAGATGCTCGAGGCGATCGTCCGCGGCCACGACGCGATCAAGGACATCGTCGCTGCGCAGGCGAGCCTGTCGGCCGAGATGGGACGCGCCCGGCGCGCGGTGCCCGCGCCCTCCGAGCCCGAGGGCGTCAAGGATCGCGTCACCGCGGCGTGGAAGGACAAGCTCTCCGCGGCGATGCGGATCAAGGGCAAGCTCGAGAGCTACGCGAAGGTCGACGAGCTGAAGAAAGAGATGCTCGGCGGGTTCACCGCCGAGGAGGCGGAGGCGAAGAAGTTCGCAGGGTCGCTGTGGTACGACCTCCAGGACGCCATCCTCCACGAGGAGATCCTGGACAAGGGAATCCGCCTCGACGGCCGCCGCTTCGACGAGATCCGGCCGATCACCTGCGAGGTCGGGGTTCTGCCGCGCACACACGGCTCGGCGCTCTTCACGCGCGGCGAGACGCAGGCGCTCGTCACCGTCACCCTCGGAACCTCCGCCGACGCGCAGAAGCTCGACTGGATCGAGGGCGAGTCGCTGCGGCGGTTCATGCTCCACTACAACTTTCCCCCGTTCTCGGTCGGCGAGGTGAAGTTCCTCCGCGGGCCGGGGCGGCGCGAGATCGGCCACGGGGCCCTCGCTGAAAGGTCGCTCCTCCCGCTCGTGCCCAAGGAAGACGAGTGGCCGTACACGATCCGGATCGTCTCCGACATCCTCGAGTCGAACGGGTCGTCGTCGATGGCGTCGATCTGCGGAGGCTCGCTCGCCCTGATGGACGCCGGGGTGCCGCAGAAGGCGCCGGTTGCCGGCATCGCGATGGGCCTCGTCAAGATCGGCGAGAAGTGGGCCGTGCTCACCGATATCGCGGGAGCCGAAGATCATCACGGCGACATGGATTTCAAGGTCGCCGGATCGGTGAAGGGGATCACCGGCCTCCAGATGGACATCAAGATTACCGGCATCACGCGCGAGATCATGGAGAAGGCTCTCGATCAGGCGCGCCGGGCTCGCCTCGAGATCCTCGACACGATGAACGCCGCGCTCCCCTCGCACCGCGGCAGCATCTCTCCCTACGCGCCACGCATCATCACGATCCAGATCAACAAAGAGAAGATCCGCGACGTCATCGGACAAGGCGGCAAGACGATCCGCTCGATCGTCGAGCGGACCGGCTGCAAGATCGAGGTCCACGACGACGGCCGCGTCGACATCGCGAGCTCGGACGAGACCGCGGCGCAGAAGGCGGTCGCGATCATCAAGGAGCTCACCGCCGAGGCGGAGCTGGGCAAGACGTATCTCGGCAAGGTGGTGCGCGTCGTCAACTTCGGGGCGTTCGTGGAGATCCTCCCCGGCGTGGAGGGTCTTCTGCACATCTCCGAGATCGACGAGCACCGGATCAACGAGGTGCGCGACGTCCTCGACGAAGGCCACGAGGTCCTCGTCAAGGTCATCGAGATCGACGGACAGGGCCGCGTCAGGGTCTCCCGCAAGGCGGTTCTCAGGGAGCAGCGCGGCGAGGCCCCTGAGGAGCCCGCGGCGGTCGGCGGCGGTCGCGAGCGGCGCGGCGGCATGGGCCGCGGCGGCGATCGTGGTGGCGATCGCGGCGGCCGTGGACGCGGCGGACACGGTGGGTCGGGATCGAACCAACCGCGCTGA
- the rpsO gene encoding 30S ribosomal protein S15, whose product MADVSAKSDLIKDFRTHDADTGSPEVQVAILTRRIEHLTDHFRSHAKDYHSRLGLMKMVGKRRRLLDYLKRKDFERYQRIIGRLGIRK is encoded by the coding sequence GTGGCCGACGTCAGCGCCAAATCCGACCTCATCAAGGACTTCCGGACCCACGACGCCGACACCGGCTCGCCCGAGGTCCAGGTCGCGATCCTCACGCGCCGCATCGAGCACCTCACCGATCACTTCCGCTCGCATGCGAAGGATTACCACTCGCGTCTCGGGCTCATGAAGATGGTCGGCAAGCGGCGCCGCCTGCTCGACTATCTCAAGCGCAAGGATTTTGAACGCTATCAGCGGATCATCGGCCGGCTCGGGATCCGCAAGTAA
- the truB gene encoding tRNA pseudouridine(55) synthase TruB, whose protein sequence is MIDGLLLLDKPAGPTSHDVVAGVRAALGGARAGHTGTLDPAATGLLAVVTGRATRLARYLPHEPKTYVGRLVLGVTTSTDDITGVILHRHEGELPADQQVARAASALVGRNEQVPPAVSAKRVGGKRLYKLARAGRPSTAAPVAVTIDRFAVAPTGDPRIFDYELAASSGTYVRAAVRDLGRALGCGATVETLRRIGIGAWGVAAALPWPAGPDDVRAALIGLDELPLVCPRLNLLRPEDAPLFAAGTAVPYPPGAPEGVEVAVRSATGNLIGIGEVSAGLLRPRVVLAVAHPEPV, encoded by the coding sequence GTGATCGACGGCCTCCTGCTCCTCGACAAGCCGGCCGGGCCCACGAGCCACGACGTCGTCGCGGGCGTGCGCGCCGCGCTCGGCGGTGCGCGCGCGGGACACACCGGCACGCTCGATCCCGCGGCGACCGGACTCCTCGCCGTCGTCACCGGGAGAGCGACACGCCTGGCGCGGTACCTCCCCCACGAGCCGAAGACGTACGTCGGACGGCTCGTGCTCGGTGTGACGACGTCGACCGACGACATCACCGGCGTGATCCTGCATCGCCATGAGGGTGAGCTTCCCGCCGACCAGCAGGTGGCGAGGGCCGCGAGCGCGCTCGTCGGAAGGAACGAGCAGGTGCCCCCCGCGGTGTCCGCCAAACGCGTGGGCGGAAAACGTCTGTACAAGCTCGCACGCGCGGGCCGTCCGTCGACGGCGGCTCCGGTTGCCGTGACGATCGACCGGTTTGCGGTAGCGCCCACCGGCGATCCCCGCATCTTCGACTACGAGCTCGCGGCGTCGTCCGGCACGTACGTTCGCGCCGCCGTGCGCGATCTCGGACGGGCCCTCGGGTGCGGTGCGACCGTCGAGACGCTTCGCCGGATCGGCATCGGCGCGTGGGGCGTCGCCGCGGCGCTCCCGTGGCCCGCCGGGCCCGACGACGTGCGCGCCGCGCTGATCGGTCTCGACGAGCTGCCGCTCGTCTGCCCCAGGTTGAATTTGCTCCGGCCCGAGGATGCTCCGCTCTTCGCGGCGGGCACCGCCGTTCCTTACCCTCCCGGCGCGCCCGAGGGGGTCGAGGTCGCCGTCCGCTCGGCGACGGGCAACCTCATCGGGATCGGGGAGGTCTCCGCTGGGCTGCTCCGTCCGAGGGTCGTCCTCGCCGTTGCCCATCCTGAGCCCGTGTGA
- the rbfA gene encoding 30S ribosome-binding factor RbfA: MTHRRNERVGEEIRAVLAEAVREIRDPRVGFVTLTGVVLSPDLKQAKVYVSRLGSASERDDAVDALNEAVAFLRRAVSTRAKLRHTPLLRFFSDATLERGSRVEAILQELHADDPEDEPDSR, translated from the coding sequence GTGACGCACCGCCGCAACGAACGCGTCGGCGAAGAGATCCGAGCGGTCCTCGCGGAGGCGGTCCGCGAGATCCGCGATCCGCGGGTCGGCTTCGTCACGCTCACCGGCGTCGTTCTCTCGCCCGATCTGAAGCAGGCGAAGGTCTACGTCTCCCGCCTCGGGAGCGCCTCGGAGCGCGACGACGCGGTCGACGCCTTGAACGAAGCGGTCGCGTTCCTCCGCCGTGCCGTATCGACTCGCGCGAAGCTCAGGCACACCCCGTTGCTGCGCTTCTTCTCCGACGCGACGCTCGAGCGCGGGTCCCGCGTCGAGGCGATCCTCCAGGAGCTTCACGCCGACGATCCCGAAGACGAGCCGGACTCCCGGTGA
- a CDS encoding DUF503 domain-containing protein: MTIGLLTVEIHLPQARSLKDKRQVLRSVKDRLRAHHNVAVSELPAHADLWQRAGVAVVTVGPRRDPLDALFETIVREIEAQVPGHLVETGRDFLEADDGALA, encoded by the coding sequence GTGACGATCGGGCTCCTGACGGTCGAGATCCACCTCCCGCAGGCGCGGTCGCTGAAAGACAAGCGGCAGGTGCTGCGCAGCGTCAAGGACCGGCTGCGGGCCCATCACAACGTCGCGGTGTCCGAGCTCCCCGCGCATGCCGATCTGTGGCAGCGCGCCGGAGTCGCCGTCGTCACTGTGGGGCCGCGACGGGATCCACTCGACGCGCTCTTCGAGACGATCGTGCGCGAGATCGAAGCGCAGGTGCCTGGCCACCTCGTGGAGACCGGGCGAGACTTCCTCGAAGCGGACGATGGAGCGCTCGCGTGA